In Fundulus heteroclitus isolate FHET01 chromosome 16, MU-UCD_Fhet_4.1, whole genome shotgun sequence, a single genomic region encodes these proteins:
- the LOC105917948 gene encoding NFATC2-interacting protein → MVAVELLYSCSANFHQRRRSRRRRRMAGPASGTDLQALTAPSKRRRLLKPSAIVPIPVYSSRVSSSLQLKPAAALFPGDDVSDPAERTLWFPGSAQKPRLPLLDLSDSDEEPEPGQHRSEPAETPVCSAENPRCPSPPAPESPVQKPSRRATQKIREINRKLRAVSSPEPRARGSRRYQTRPSDPDDDDDDDDVIILSPDSQGAVFRSDSLHEIPLKIRFRTDVHKVLVLPSTRLGDAVGQLARTLQVPPARLLLLKEAQELPTGATVGELGLGIADIIECIVVSGEEANSSKITVKLQSRDRDSSQEFSISREAPLSSIFSRYLSSLPAGAHRKARFHFDGSKVKGSQTAAQLDLEDGDIIEVWT, encoded by the exons ATGGTGGCGGTAGAGCTCctttatagttgttctgccaaCTTCCaccagagaagaagaagcagaagaagaagaagaatggcGGGTCCG GCGTCCGGCACCGACCTCCAGGCGCTGACGGCTCCTTCCAAGCGACGGCGCCTCCTCAAGCCTTCGGCCATCGTGCCCATCCCCGTCTACTCCAGCAGG gtgagcagcagcctgcagctgaAGCCCGCGGCGGCGCTGTTCCCCGGCGATGACGTCTCAG ACCCAGCAGAGAGAACTCTCTGGTTCCCCGGTTCCGCTCAGAAGCCGCGGCTGCCGCTCCTGGACCTCAGCGACTCTGAtgaggaaccagaaccgggtcagcaCCGATCAGAACCCGCAGAGACGCCAGTGTGTTCCGCAGAGAACCCCCGCTGCCCGTCTCCTCCGGCGCCGGAGAGTCCGGTCCAGAAACCGTCCAGACGGGCCACGCAGAAGATCCG GGAGATCAACAGGAAGCTCCGAGCCGTCAGCTCTCCGGAGCCTCGGGCCCGCGGGTCCAGACGGTACCAGACCCGGCCGTCTGACCCGGACGATGACGACGAcgatgatgatgtcatcatcCTGAGCCCGGACTCCCAGGGCGCCGTGTTCCGATCCGACTCGCTGCACGAGATCCCGCTGAAGATCCGGTTCCGAACAGACGTCCACAAAGTTCTGGTGCTGCCG TCGACCCGGCTGGGAGACGCAGTGGGTCAGCTGGCCCGCACCCTGCAGGTCCCGCCTGCGCGCCTCCTGCTGCTGAAGGAGGCGCAGGAGCTGCCGACCGGCGCCACGGTGGGCGAGCTGGGCCTCGGCATCGCTGACATCATAG AATGCATCGTGGTCTCAGGGGAGGAGGCGAACAGCAGCAAGATCACGGTGAAGCTGCAGAGCCGAGACCGAGACTCCTCCCAGGAGTTCTCCATCAGCCGG GAGGCGCCGCTGAGCTCCATCTTCTCCCGGTACCTGTCCAGCCTACCTGCCGGCGCTCACAGGAAGGCCCGCTTCCATTTTGACGGCTCCAAGGTGAAGGGCAGCCAGACGGCGGCGCAGCTGGACCTGGAGGACGGAGACATCATTGAAGTCTGGACCTGA
- the spns1 gene encoding protein spinster homolog 1 — MSLGEHASDSAPFFSSDSEAEAVEEEEAQREEEPASGVSRVRALLTVFILCYINLLNYMDRFTVAGVLPDIEHYFNINDEKSGLLQTVFICSYMVLAPVFGYLGDRYNRKYIMCGGITFWSLVTLSSSYTPKQHFWALLLTRGLVGVGEASYSTIAPTIIADLYVKERRTSMLSIFYFAIPVGSGLGYIVGSQVGVVASDWHWALRVTPALGLIAVLLLFFVVQEPKRGAVEARAELRRTSWLTDLRALSRNRSFVLSTLGFTAVAFVTGSLALWAPTFLFRAAVFNGKKAPCADEAHCASSESLIFGVITVVTGVLGVFSGVQASRLLRTRTAQADPLVCAAGLLLSAPFLYLAIVFAQGSTAATYAFIFLGETFLSMNWAIVADILLYVVVPTRRSTAEALQIVISHLLGDAGSPYLIGVLSDSLRRTDSFLWQFRSLQLSLMLCSFVSVVGGAFFLATALFIEDDRGRAENYEPTADEPIVVPKSGRSTRVPVSSVLI; from the exons ATGTCTCTGGGGGAACACGCGTCGGACTCGGCGCCGTTCTTCTCCTCGGACAGCGAGGCGGAggccgtggaggaggaggaggcgcaGCGGGAGGAGGAGCCGGCCAGCGGCGTGTCCAGGGTCCGAGCGCTGCTCACCGTCTTCATCCTGTGTTACATCAACCTGCTGAACTACATGGACCGCTTCACCGTGGCAG GGGTTCTTCCTGACATcgagcactacttcaacatcaACGATGAAAAGTCCGGTTTGCTGCAGACAG TTTTTATCTGCAGCTACATGGTTCTGGCGCCCGTGTTCGGTTACCTTGGCGACAGGTACAACAGGAAGTACATCATGTGCGGCGGCATCACCTTCTGGTCGCTGGTGACGCTCTCCAGCTCCTACACGCCCAAACAG CACTTCTGGGCGCTGCTGCTGACCCGAGGCCTGGTGGGCGTGGGCGAGGCCAGCTACTCCACCATCGCCCCCACCATCATCGCTGACCTGTACGTCAAGGAGAGGAGGACCAGCATGCTCTCCATCTTCTACTTCGCCATCCCCGTGGGCAG CGGTCTGGGCTACATCGTGGGCTCCCAGGTGGGCGTGGTGGCGAGCGACTGGCACTGGGCTCTGCGTGTGACGCCGGCGCTCGGCCTCATCGCCGTCCTGCTGCTCTTCTTCGTGGTCCAGGAGCCGAAGCGCGGCGCCGTGGAGGCGAGGGCGGAGCTGCGGCGCACCAGCTGGCTGACCGACCTGCGGGCCCTCAGCAGAAA CCGCAGCTTCGTGCTGTCCACCCTGGGCTTCACGGCGGTGGCCTTCGTCACGGGCTCCCTGGCGCTCTGGGCGCCCACCTTCCTCTTCAGGGCCGCCGTCTTCAACGGGAAGAAGGCGCCGTGCGCCGACGAGGCCCACTGCGCCTCCTCCGAGAG CCTGATCTTCGGCGTCATCACCGTGGTGACGGGCGTGCTGGGCGTGTTCAGCGGCGTGCAGGCCAGCCGGCTCCTCCGGACCAGAACCGCCCAGGCCGACCCGCTGGTGTGCGCCGCCGGCCTGCTGCTGTCGGCGCCGTTCCTCTACCTGGCCATCGTGTTCGCCCAGGGAAGCACCGCCGCCACATAC GCCTTCATCTTCCTGGGGGAGACCTTCCTCTCCATGAACTGGGCCATCGTTGCAGATATTCTGCTG TACGTCGTGGTTCCGACCCGCCGCTCCACGGCTGAAGCCCTGCAGATCGTCATCTCTCACCTGCTGGGAGACGCTGGCAGCCCCTACCTGATCGGAGTG cTCTCGGACTCCCTGAGGAGAACCGACTCCTTCCTCTGGCAGTTCCGCTCGCTGCAGCTCTCGCTGATGCTCTGCTCCTTCGTCTCCGTGGTGGGCGGGGCCTTCTTCCTCGCCACCGCCCTCTTCATCGAGGACGACCGCGGTCGGGCGGAGAACTACGAGCCCACAG CGGACGAGCCGATCGTGGTGCCGAAGAGCGGGCGGTCCACCCGCGTGCCGGTGTCCAGCGTGCTCATctga
- the LOC105917956 gene encoding uncharacterized protein LOC105917956 isoform X3 has translation MDIWLTLLISAAVFIATVLLAVVCLDCGNKGPLASISQTAASEEYVPSSGFTVIHPRQQRPDQNTIHSPSTLMPHPNTADGGSERRLRPYTPTETESNPSYENPVPGTDFQDSDPEDNGYIKVLPEMDQSRASTPSSDNHNYVNLGEEEKKQDTDSESEPNYLNVDQLHQPSSTPDISSQSEPDDDDDDDDEDNYVNQPSMIHCQPSA, from the exons ATGGACATCTGGCTGACCCTGCTCATATCGGCCGCCGTCTTCATCGCCACCGTCCTCCTGGCCGTCGTCTGCCTGGACTGCGGAAACAAAGGTCCTCTGG CCTCCATCAGTCAGACGGCTGCTTCAGAGGAATACGTGCC AAGTTCTGGATTCACCGTCATCCATCCAC GCCAGCAACGCCCCGACCAGAACACCATCCACTCCCCCTCCACCCTGATGCCCCA CCCAAATACTGCTGATGGTGGTTCTGAGCGGAGACTGCGCCCCTATACGCCAACAGAAACTG aGAGTAATCCGAGTTACGAGAATCCAGTACCGG GAACTGATTTCCAAGACAGTGATCCTGAAGACAACGGATACAT AAAGGTACTTCCTGAAATGGATCAGAGCCGAGCCTCAACTCCCAGCTCAG ATAATCATAACTACGTGAACCTCG gagaagaagaaaaaaaacaagacacagACTCAGAATCTGAGCCCA ACTATCTGAATGTGGACCAGCTCCATCAGCCAA GTTCTACGCCTGACATCTCATCTCAGAGCGAGCcggacgacgacgacgacgatgatgatgaggaCAACTATGTGAATCAGCCATCT ATGATCCACTGTCAGCCCAGCGCCTGA
- the LOC105917956 gene encoding uncharacterized protein LOC105917956 isoform X4, with protein MDIWLTLLISAAVFIATVLLAVVCLDCGNKGPLASISQTAASEEYVPSSGFTVIHPRQQRPDQNTIHSPSTLMPHPNTAFSPNTADGGSERRLRPYTPTETGTDFQDSDPEDNGYIKVLPEMDQSRASTPSSDNHNYVNLGEEEKKQDTDSESEPNYLNVDQLHQPSSTPDISSQSEPDDDDDDDDEDNYVNQPSMIHCQPSA; from the exons ATGGACATCTGGCTGACCCTGCTCATATCGGCCGCCGTCTTCATCGCCACCGTCCTCCTGGCCGTCGTCTGCCTGGACTGCGGAAACAAAGGTCCTCTGG CCTCCATCAGTCAGACGGCTGCTTCAGAGGAATACGTGCC AAGTTCTGGATTCACCGTCATCCATCCAC GCCAGCAACGCCCCGACCAGAACACCATCCACTCCCCCTCCACCCTGATGCCCCA CCCAAATACTGCTTTCAGCCCAAATACTGCTGATGGTGGTTCTGAGCGGAGACTGCGCCCCTATACGCCAACAGAAACTG GAACTGATTTCCAAGACAGTGATCCTGAAGACAACGGATACAT AAAGGTACTTCCTGAAATGGATCAGAGCCGAGCCTCAACTCCCAGCTCAG ATAATCATAACTACGTGAACCTCG gagaagaagaaaaaaaacaagacacagACTCAGAATCTGAGCCCA ACTATCTGAATGTGGACCAGCTCCATCAGCCAA GTTCTACGCCTGACATCTCATCTCAGAGCGAGCcggacgacgacgacgacgatgatgatgaggaCAACTATGTGAATCAGCCATCT ATGATCCACTGTCAGCCCAGCGCCTGA
- the LOC105917956 gene encoding WASH complex subunit 3 isoform X5, producing MDIWLTLLISAAVFIATVLLAVVCLDCGNKGPLASISQTAASEEYVPSSGFTVIHPRQQRPDQNTIHSPSTLMPHPNTADGGSERRLRPYTPTETGTDFQDSDPEDNGYIKVLPEMDQSRASTPSSDNHNYVNLGEEEKKQDTDSESEPNYLNVDQLHQPSSTPDISSQSEPDDDDDDDDEDNYVNQPSMIHCQPSA from the exons ATGGACATCTGGCTGACCCTGCTCATATCGGCCGCCGTCTTCATCGCCACCGTCCTCCTGGCCGTCGTCTGCCTGGACTGCGGAAACAAAGGTCCTCTGG CCTCCATCAGTCAGACGGCTGCTTCAGAGGAATACGTGCC AAGTTCTGGATTCACCGTCATCCATCCAC GCCAGCAACGCCCCGACCAGAACACCATCCACTCCCCCTCCACCCTGATGCCCCA CCCAAATACTGCTGATGGTGGTTCTGAGCGGAGACTGCGCCCCTATACGCCAACAGAAACTG GAACTGATTTCCAAGACAGTGATCCTGAAGACAACGGATACAT AAAGGTACTTCCTGAAATGGATCAGAGCCGAGCCTCAACTCCCAGCTCAG ATAATCATAACTACGTGAACCTCG gagaagaagaaaaaaaacaagacacagACTCAGAATCTGAGCCCA ACTATCTGAATGTGGACCAGCTCCATCAGCCAA GTTCTACGCCTGACATCTCATCTCAGAGCGAGCcggacgacgacgacgacgatgatgatgaggaCAACTATGTGAATCAGCCATCT ATGATCCACTGTCAGCCCAGCGCCTGA
- the LOC105917956 gene encoding DNA topoisomerase 2-beta isoform X1: MDIWLTLLISAAVFIATVLLAVVCLDCGNKGPLASISQTAASEEYVPSSGFTVIHPRQQRPDQNTIHSPSTLMPHPNTAFSPNTADGGSERRLRPYTPTETESNPSYENPVPGTDFQDSDPEDNGYIKVLPEMDQSRASTPSSDNHNYVNLGEEEKKQDTDSESEPNYLNVDQLHQPSSTPDISSQSEPDDDDDDDDEDNYVNQPSMIHCQPSA; encoded by the exons ATGGACATCTGGCTGACCCTGCTCATATCGGCCGCCGTCTTCATCGCCACCGTCCTCCTGGCCGTCGTCTGCCTGGACTGCGGAAACAAAGGTCCTCTGG CCTCCATCAGTCAGACGGCTGCTTCAGAGGAATACGTGCC AAGTTCTGGATTCACCGTCATCCATCCAC GCCAGCAACGCCCCGACCAGAACACCATCCACTCCCCCTCCACCCTGATGCCCCA CCCAAATACTGCTTTCAGCCCAAATACTGCTGATGGTGGTTCTGAGCGGAGACTGCGCCCCTATACGCCAACAGAAACTG aGAGTAATCCGAGTTACGAGAATCCAGTACCGG GAACTGATTTCCAAGACAGTGATCCTGAAGACAACGGATACAT AAAGGTACTTCCTGAAATGGATCAGAGCCGAGCCTCAACTCCCAGCTCAG ATAATCATAACTACGTGAACCTCG gagaagaagaaaaaaaacaagacacagACTCAGAATCTGAGCCCA ACTATCTGAATGTGGACCAGCTCCATCAGCCAA GTTCTACGCCTGACATCTCATCTCAGAGCGAGCcggacgacgacgacgacgatgatgatgaggaCAACTATGTGAATCAGCCATCT ATGATCCACTGTCAGCCCAGCGCCTGA
- the LOC105917956 gene encoding DNA topoisomerase 2-beta isoform X2: MDIWLTLLISAAVFIATVLLAVVCLDCGNKGPLASISQTAASEEYVPSGFTVIHPRQQRPDQNTIHSPSTLMPHPNTAFSPNTADGGSERRLRPYTPTETESNPSYENPVPGTDFQDSDPEDNGYIKVLPEMDQSRASTPSSDNHNYVNLGEEEKKQDTDSESEPNYLNVDQLHQPSSTPDISSQSEPDDDDDDDDEDNYVNQPSMIHCQPSA; the protein is encoded by the exons ATGGACATCTGGCTGACCCTGCTCATATCGGCCGCCGTCTTCATCGCCACCGTCCTCCTGGCCGTCGTCTGCCTGGACTGCGGAAACAAAGGTCCTCTGG CCTCCATCAGTCAGACGGCTGCTTCAGAGGAATACGTGCC TTCTGGATTCACCGTCATCCATCCAC GCCAGCAACGCCCCGACCAGAACACCATCCACTCCCCCTCCACCCTGATGCCCCA CCCAAATACTGCTTTCAGCCCAAATACTGCTGATGGTGGTTCTGAGCGGAGACTGCGCCCCTATACGCCAACAGAAACTG aGAGTAATCCGAGTTACGAGAATCCAGTACCGG GAACTGATTTCCAAGACAGTGATCCTGAAGACAACGGATACAT AAAGGTACTTCCTGAAATGGATCAGAGCCGAGCCTCAACTCCCAGCTCAG ATAATCATAACTACGTGAACCTCG gagaagaagaaaaaaaacaagacacagACTCAGAATCTGAGCCCA ACTATCTGAATGTGGACCAGCTCCATCAGCCAA GTTCTACGCCTGACATCTCATCTCAGAGCGAGCcggacgacgacgacgacgatgatgatgaggaCAACTATGTGAATCAGCCATCT ATGATCCACTGTCAGCCCAGCGCCTGA